A stretch of Planctomycetota bacterium DNA encodes these proteins:
- a CDS encoding DUF3486 family protein, whose amino-acid sequence MTDAIAHTGMPSRPELVAMAIGRLDTAGIRSQMLELDGATLRDLCIRLVDRAVSVAMAHDWLNKELGGDEENQVVDDNAVYRFSKHFRRLYDQVRSEVARSVMRSKVLGADDATIRNMTRAAQHMLIEAATERMLDRDVEEIDPKELNTLALVVRRAQATQVAQDALEISKREAEQRAEKLATEIERLKLDLDQRRRAIESAKKIVETKADATDGRMTKADILDVLDKAMKGEM is encoded by the coding sequence TTGACCGACGCGATCGCGCATACCGGAATGCCGAGTCGGCCCGAGCTGGTGGCGATGGCGATCGGTCGCCTCGACACCGCGGGCATTCGCTCGCAAATGCTGGAGCTCGACGGCGCCACGCTGCGCGATCTGTGCATTCGCCTCGTCGACCGCGCCGTGTCGGTGGCGATGGCGCACGACTGGCTCAACAAGGAGCTCGGCGGCGATGAGGAGAATCAGGTCGTCGACGACAACGCGGTTTACCGATTTTCAAAACACTTCCGCCGGCTCTACGACCAGGTGCGGTCCGAGGTCGCTCGATCCGTGATGCGATCGAAGGTGCTCGGCGCCGACGATGCGACGATTCGCAACATGACGCGAGCCGCGCAGCACATGCTCATCGAAGCGGCGACCGAGCGCATGCTCGACCGCGACGTGGAAGAGATCGATCCGAAGGAACTCAACACGCTCGCCCTCGTCGTGCGTCGCGCCCAGGCGACGCAGGTGGCGCAGGACGCCTTGGAGATTTCAAAGCGCGAAGCGGAACAGCGAGCGGAGAAGCTCGCGACGGAGATCGAGCGGCTCAAGCTCGATCTGGATCAGCGTCGCCGGGCGATCGAGTCGGCGAAGAAGATCGTCGAGACGAAGGCCGACGCTACCGACGGCCGCATGACCAAGGCCGACATTCTCGACGTGCTCGATAAAGCGATGAAGGGGGAAATGTGA